In a single window of the Larimichthys crocea isolate SSNF chromosome XVII, L_crocea_2.0, whole genome shotgun sequence genome:
- the gng12b gene encoding guanine nucleotide-binding protein G(I)/G(S)/G(O) subunit gamma-12 has protein sequence MSSKMQSSSSIAQARRTVQQLRIEASIERIRVSKASSDLMRYCGEHAKNDPLLMGIPASENPFKDKKPCTVL, from the exons ATGTCATCAAAAATGCAGAGCTCCAGTAGCATAGCTCAGGCCAGGAGGACGGTGCAGCAGCTGAGGATCGAGGCCAGCATTGAGAGGATAAGG GTATCCAAGGCTTCATCAGACCTGATGCGCTACTGTGGAGAACATGCCAAGAATGACCCGCTGCTCATGGGCATCCCCGCTTCAGAGAATCCTTTCAAAGACAAGAAGCCTTGCACTGTTTTGTAA
- the dr1 gene encoding protein Dr1 — MASSSGNDDDLTIPRAAINKMIKETLPNVRVANDARELVVNCCTEFIHLISSEANEICNKSDKKTISPEHVINALESLGFASYITEVKDVLQECKTVALKRRKASSRLENLGIPEEELLRQQQELFAKARQQQAELAQQEWLQMQQAAQQAQMAAASASAAQQAGSSQDEDEEDDM, encoded by the exons ATGGCTTCTTCCTCTGGAAACGACGACGACCTCACCATCCCCAGAGCAgctatcaacaagatgattaAAGAAACTCTCCCCAACGTGCGAGTGGCTAACGACGCCAGGGAGCTTGTGGTGAACTGCTGCACGGAGTTCATACACCTCATATCTTCAGAAGCCAACGAAATATGCAACAAGTCCGACAAGAAGACCATCTCTCCTGAGCATGTCATCAATG CCCTCGAGAGCCTTGGTTTCGCATCGTACATCACTGAGGTGAAAGACGTGCTGCAGGAGTGTAAAACTGTAGccctgaagaggaggaaggcaaGCTCTCGACTGGAGAACCTGGGAATCCCAGAGGAAGAGCTCCTCAGACAACAGCAGGAACTGTTTGCCAAG GCTCGGCAGCAGCAGGCGGAGCTCGCCCAGCAGGAGTGGCTACAGATGCAGCAGGCCGCCCAACAGGCACAGATGGCAGCGGCATCCGCCAGCGCCGCCCAGCAGGCCGGCTCTTCTCAGGACGAAGACGAAGAGGATGACATGTGA
- the gadd45ab gene encoding growth arrest and DNA-damage-inducible, alpha, b translates to MCNMTFEENSGENSSERMETVAKALEEVLSSALPQGCITVGVYEAAKSLNVDPDNVVLCLLATDEEEDVALQIHFTLIQAFCCENDINILRVSNMRRLAEILGGVKPGGEPLDLHCVLVTNPQSSQWKDPALSKVNRFCRDSRCLDQWVPVINLPDR, encoded by the exons ATGTGCAATATGACTTTTGAAGAAAACAGTGGAGAGAACTCTTCAGAAAG GATGGAAACGGTGGCCAAAGCACTAGAGGAGGTCCTGAGCTCTGCATTACCACAGGGTTGCATCACAGTTGGAGTCTATGAGGCAGCAAAGTCACTAAACGT GGATCCGGACAACGTGGTGTTATGTCTGCTGGCcacagatgaagaggaggatgtggCTCTCCAGATCCACTTCACCTTAATCCAGGCATTCTGCTGCGAGAACGACATCAACATCCTGCGCGTCAGCAACATGAGGCGTCTGGCAGAAATCCTCGGAGGAGTAAAGCCTGGAGGGGAGCCCTTGGACCTGCACTGTGTTCTAGTTACT AATCCTCAGTCGTCGCAGTGGAAAGACCCTGCACTGAGCAAAGTGAACAGATTCTGCAGAGACAGTCGCTGTCTGGATCAGTGGGTGCCTGTTATCAACCTACCTGACCGATGA